Proteins from one Octopus bimaculoides isolate UCB-OBI-ISO-001 unplaced genomic scaffold, ASM119413v2 Scaffold_122730, whole genome shotgun sequence genomic window:
- the LOC106880448 gene encoding zinc finger protein 723 — protein sequence MEIKLCEKKAGFKTQSKAINFPDDIKKKGKETPYNCDICDKSFSVKCRLNKHKLTHTAERPHRCDICGSSLTKHKRIHTGEKPFRCDVCSKSFSGSSDLTQHKRFHTGEKPYQCDICSKSFTQSSHLTVHRRIHTGEKPYQCVICGKSFSESSPLTQHKRVHTGEKPYHCDNCDKSFAAIRSLIQHRHIHTGE from the exons atggaaattaaATTGTGTGAGAAGAAAGCTGGATTTAAAACACAATCTAAAGCCATTAATTTTCCAGATGATATAAAGAAAAAGGGCAAAGAAACACCCTATAACTGTGATATATgcgataaatcattctctgtcaAATGCCGCCTCAATAAACACAAACTTACTCATACAGCAGAGAGACCAcatcgttgtgatatctgtg GAAGcagcttaactaaacacaaacgtattcatacaggagaaaaaccattccgCTGTGATGtctgcagtaaatcattctctggcaGTAGTGACTTAACTCAACATAAACGctttcatacaggtgaaaaaccatatcaatgtgatatttgtagtAAGTCATTCACACAAAGTTCACACTTAACTGTACATAGACGTATTCACACGGGAGAAAAGCCATACCAGTGtgttatctgtggtaaatcattttctgaaagtaGTCCCTTAACTCAacataaacgtgttcatacaggagagaaaccatatcactgtgataacTGTGACAAATCCTTCGCTGCAATACGTAGCTTAATTCAacatagacatattcacacaGGGGAATAA